From one Micrococcales bacterium genomic stretch:
- a CDS encoding flavodoxin family protein — protein MLPADVQAFIDSEIAANTTDFSDLRAVYLNGTLKRSPETSNTEGLIAVSRHILEGVGARTDTVRTVDHVIPPGVQPDMREHGWERDDFPGIYRELIEPADIVVLATPIWLGDQSSTTRLAIERLYGWSGDVNEKGQWSYYGKVGGVLITGNEDGGKHCAAQMLYALSHIGLLIPPQADAYWNGEAGPGPSYLDDNQGAHNHWTTRNTVFMTWNLLHMARAVKDAGGIPSHGNDTRNWDLTVPDHPNPEYR, from the coding sequence ATGCTCCCCGCCGACGTCCAGGCGTTCATCGATTCCGAGATCGCCGCCAACACCACCGACTTCAGCGACCTGCGTGCTGTGTACCTCAACGGCACCCTCAAACGGTCCCCGGAGACCAGCAACACTGAGGGACTGATCGCCGTCAGCCGCCACATCCTCGAAGGGGTGGGCGCGCGCACCGACACCGTCCGGACCGTCGACCACGTGATCCCTCCCGGGGTCCAGCCGGACATGCGCGAGCACGGCTGGGAGCGCGACGACTTCCCGGGCATCTACCGCGAACTCATCGAGCCCGCGGACATCGTCGTGCTGGCCACGCCGATCTGGCTGGGCGACCAGTCCTCGACGACCCGGTTGGCGATCGAGCGGCTGTACGGATGGTCCGGCGACGTCAACGAGAAGGGCCAGTGGTCGTACTACGGCAAGGTCGGCGGCGTGCTGATCACCGGCAACGAGGACGGGGGGAAGCACTGCGCCGCGCAGATGCTCTACGCGTTGAGCCACATCGGTCTGCTGATACCGCCGCAGGCCGACGCCTACTGGAACGGGGAGGCGGGCCCCGGCCCGAGCTACCTCGACGACAACCAGGGGGCCCACAACCACTGGACCACCCGCAACACGGTGTTCATGACCTGGAACCTGCTGCACATGGCGCGGGCCGTGAAGGACGCCGGCGGCATCCCCTCGCACGGCAACGACACCCGCAACTGGGACCTGACGGTGCCCGACCACCCGAACCCGGAGTACCGGTAG
- a CDS encoding fasciclin domain-containing protein, producing MNIKIAAAGFAVASLALVGCSSGDSTAETTPSAAATSAEASPMATASADTIVDVAAGNPDFSTLVAAVEAADLAETLSAEGPYTVFAPTDAAFEALPAGVLDALLLPENKELLTEILTYHVVAGEVMSTDIEPGEVPTVEGQDLTIEVTDGTVTVNGATVEAADVEASNGVIHVIDEVLVPPNVDVTALTS from the coding sequence ATGAACATCAAGATCGCCGCGGCGGGCTTCGCCGTCGCCTCACTGGCACTGGTGGGTTGTAGCAGCGGGGATTCCACCGCTGAGACGACCCCGAGCGCCGCCGCCACCAGCGCGGAGGCCTCCCCGATGGCCACCGCCAGCGCCGACACCATCGTCGACGTTGCGGCCGGCAACCCCGACTTCAGCACCCTGGTGGCGGCGGTGGAGGCGGCCGACCTGGCCGAGACCCTGAGCGCCGAAGGCCCGTACACCGTCTTCGCCCCGACCGATGCCGCCTTCGAGGCGCTGCCGGCCGGTGTGCTGGACGCGCTGTTGCTGCCGGAGAACAAGGAACTTCTCACGGAGATCCTCACCTACCACGTGGTGGCCGGTGAGGTGATGTCGACTGACATCGAGCCCGGCGAGGTGCCCACGGTGGAGGGTCAGGACCTGACCATCGAGGTCACCGACGGCACGGTCACCGTGAACGGTGCCACCGTCGAGGCCGCAGACGTCGAGGCCAGCAACGGTGTCATCCACGTGATCGACGAGGTTCTGGTGCCGCCGAACGTGGACGTGACAGCGCTGACCAGCTGA
- a CDS encoding Gfo/Idh/MocA family oxidoreductase, with product MIRVGIIGCGRISDLHAAAYHHFKKATIAAIADPNEENLATRGAAWAVPEDARHTHTEDLLARDDIDMVEVLVPHHLHEQIAEQAAAAGKHISLQKPMALDVDEADRIIATAAGAGVTLKIFENFVFYPPIQRARDLIDAGEIGDVLSIRLKSAAGYSTEGWQVPAEAMAWRFDPGKSGGGAQVFDDGHHKFSSSWYLHGFPQSVHAYIGSSFNGVLDSPSVVTWQYADGAVGTFDATFSPELRLHGNYYGQDDRIEITGSKGVIWVTRGHGRMLDVAPVVLYKDQRTIHMDDMDADWGVSFVKSGRHFVHALLEGHDPVVTGEQGRDLLGFALAAQRSAAEGARVEMRPGPPPAATS from the coding sequence ATGATCCGCGTCGGCATCATCGGCTGCGGCCGCATCTCGGACCTGCACGCGGCTGCGTACCACCACTTCAAGAAAGCGACGATCGCCGCCATCGCGGATCCCAACGAGGAGAACCTGGCCACCCGCGGAGCCGCCTGGGCCGTGCCCGAGGATGCCAGACACACCCACACCGAGGACCTGCTGGCCCGCGACGACATCGACATGGTCGAGGTCCTGGTGCCGCACCATCTGCACGAGCAGATCGCCGAGCAGGCCGCCGCCGCCGGCAAGCACATCTCGCTGCAGAAGCCGATGGCCTTGGACGTCGACGAGGCCGACCGCATCATCGCCACCGCGGCCGGGGCGGGGGTGACGTTGAAGATCTTCGAGAACTTCGTGTTCTACCCACCGATCCAGCGGGCCCGGGACCTGATCGACGCCGGGGAGATCGGCGACGTCCTGAGCATCCGCCTGAAGTCGGCCGCCGGCTACTCCACCGAGGGCTGGCAGGTGCCGGCCGAGGCCATGGCCTGGCGGTTCGACCCGGGTAAGAGCGGCGGCGGGGCGCAGGTCTTCGACGACGGCCACCACAAGTTCTCGTCGTCGTGGTACCTGCACGGGTTCCCGCAGTCCGTGCATGCCTACATCGGCAGCAGTTTCAACGGCGTGCTGGACTCCCCGTCGGTGGTCACCTGGCAGTACGCCGACGGCGCCGTCGGGACCTTCGATGCGACCTTCTCCCCCGAGTTGCGCCTGCACGGCAACTACTACGGGCAGGACGACCGCATCGAGATCACCGGCAGCAAGGGGGTCATCTGGGTCACCCGCGGGCACGGCCGGATGCTCGACGTCGCCCCGGTGGTGCTCTACAAGGACCAGCGGACGATCCACATGGACGACATGGACGCCGACTGGGGGGTCTCGTTCGTCAAGTCCGGCCGGCACTTCGTGCATGCCCTGCTCGAGGGGCACGACCCGGTGGTCACCGGCGAGCAGGGCCGGGACCTGCTGGGATTCGCACTGGCCGCCCAGCGATCGGCGGCTGAGGGGGCGCGGGTCGAGATGCGTCCCGGACCGCCGCCGGCGGCGACGAGCTGA
- a CDS encoding pyridoxamine 5'-phosphate oxidase family protein, translated as MFNDDPELAELVRAAFAVGKHCTMATLRADGAPRISGTEVEFTDDGIFFGTAADARKTLDLRRDPRVAVHSPTRDPGPDGAWAGEAKLSGVAVEVPAPPDYPPHAVRFRIDLTSAVHTGLTDEKPPRLRIRLWRPGRVTQTMYRA; from the coding sequence ATGTTCAATGACGACCCGGAGCTGGCGGAACTGGTCCGCGCGGCGTTCGCGGTCGGCAAGCACTGCACCATGGCCACGCTGCGCGCCGACGGGGCACCGCGGATCAGCGGCACGGAGGTGGAGTTCACCGACGACGGGATCTTCTTCGGCACCGCCGCGGACGCCCGCAAGACGCTGGACCTGCGGCGCGACCCGCGGGTGGCCGTCCACAGCCCGACCCGCGACCCGGGCCCCGACGGCGCGTGGGCGGGTGAGGCGAAACTGTCCGGAGTCGCCGTCGAGGTGCCCGCGCCACCGGACTACCCGCCGCACGCCGTGCGGTTCCGCATCGACCTCACCTCGGCGGTCCACACCGGCCTGACCGATGAGAAGCCGCCACGGTTGCGGATCCGGTTGTGGCGACCCGGGCGCGTGACCCAGACCATGTACCGCGCCTAG
- a CDS encoding DUF2236 domain-containing protein — protein MGMQATLAPLASQVREVLSGRTDGASDVARAIARPTGAPGWFTPDDAIWTVHGSVATFLGGIRSLLLQALHPLALAGVDRHSSYREDPFGRLQRTGAFIAATTYGSTDLAEQTVRAVRSMHTRVQGTAPDGRAYSAQDPDLLLWVHLALTDSMLRAYLDFGRDGAIDPDGYVADMAVVARAMGVLDPPTSRAGLDAALLAFGPDLRVDHDVRRTHRFILGAPLPTSLKPGYRVLARAAWDSLPPWALTMLGSSPRTAAVDRTLADAALRVLRFALVASPARMAGEARLAGQPAPRIRSR, from the coding sequence ATGGGAATGCAGGCCACGCTGGCACCGCTGGCAAGTCAGGTGCGGGAGGTGCTGTCCGGGCGCACGGATGGCGCCAGCGACGTCGCGCGTGCGATCGCCCGGCCGACAGGGGCCCCGGGCTGGTTCACCCCGGACGACGCGATCTGGACGGTGCACGGGTCGGTGGCCACGTTCCTCGGCGGGATCCGCTCGCTGCTGCTGCAGGCCCTGCACCCCTTGGCGCTGGCCGGCGTCGACCGGCATTCCTCCTACCGCGAGGACCCCTTCGGCCGGTTGCAGCGGACGGGCGCCTTCATCGCCGCGACCACCTACGGCTCGACGGACCTCGCCGAGCAGACCGTCCGGGCGGTGCGCTCCATGCACACCCGGGTGCAGGGTACGGCTCCGGATGGCCGCGCCTACTCCGCGCAGGACCCGGACCTGTTGCTGTGGGTGCACCTCGCCCTGACCGACTCGATGCTGCGCGCCTACCTGGATTTCGGCAGGGACGGCGCGATCGACCCCGACGGGTACGTGGCGGACATGGCGGTCGTCGCACGGGCCATGGGCGTCCTCGACCCACCGACCAGCCGTGCCGGTCTGGACGCCGCCCTGCTCGCGTTCGGCCCGGACCTGCGGGTGGATCACGACGTGCGGCGCACCCATCGCTTCATCCTCGGCGCACCACTGCCGACCAGTCTCAAGCCCGGGTACCGGGTGCTGGCCCGCGCGGCCTGGGACAGCCTGCCGCCGTGGGCGTTGACGATGCTGGGCTCGTCGCCGCGCACCGCCGCCGTGGACCGCACATTGGCCGATGCCGCGTTGCGCGTGTTGCGGTTCGCGCTGGTCGCCTCGCCGGCGCGGATGGCCGGGGAAGCGCGCCTGGCGGGTCAGCCCGCCCCGAGGATCCGGTCGCGGTAA
- a CDS encoding NAD(P)-binding domain-containing protein, protein MDVTERPGGVAVIGAGPHGLSALKALLQVGIPADGFDRAPDLGGNWNFGGPTSRVYESTHLISSKPFTQFPDFPMPDDYPDYPNHRQVKAYFDAYAAHFGLRERISLRSSVEQVIAVGDDRWDVTVERDGTRHTLRYDAVVVANGHNWFPKMPAYPGQDDFAGQILHSADYKSAEQVRGRRVLVVGAGNTGCDIAVEAEQNATATFHSTRRGYYYNPKFVFGKPSDQIADQLLAMRVPLPLRRLAFGATLRTTMGRFEDFGLQKPDHAFFETHPIVNQQLVYYVGHGDITPAPDVDHFDAAGAVFTDGTRADVDLVVFATGYLAVFPFLADQEALDAGDGHPRLALQMASPTSPTLWLSGLIQPDSGQWTIAHWQGMAIAQFLKLRATDPAAAAHIHARLNAHREQRFSGGAHYKESTRHYYEIAHQDYLAALQDFLGEVAA, encoded by the coding sequence ATGGATGTGACCGAACGCCCCGGTGGCGTGGCTGTGATCGGCGCCGGACCGCACGGCTTGTCCGCGCTGAAGGCACTGCTGCAGGTGGGAATCCCCGCGGACGGCTTCGACCGCGCCCCCGACCTCGGCGGCAACTGGAACTTCGGCGGCCCGACCTCCCGGGTCTACGAATCCACGCACCTGATCTCCAGCAAGCCCTTCACGCAGTTCCCGGACTTCCCGATGCCCGACGACTACCCCGACTACCCGAACCACCGGCAGGTCAAGGCGTACTTCGACGCTTACGCCGCGCACTTCGGCCTGCGCGAGCGGATCTCGTTGCGCAGCAGCGTCGAGCAGGTGATTGCCGTCGGCGACGACCGGTGGGACGTCACCGTCGAGCGGGACGGGACCCGGCACACACTGCGTTATGACGCGGTGGTGGTCGCCAACGGCCACAACTGGTTCCCGAAGATGCCGGCGTATCCCGGGCAGGACGACTTCGCCGGGCAGATCCTGCACTCCGCGGACTACAAGAGCGCCGAGCAGGTGCGCGGCCGGCGGGTGCTGGTGGTGGGGGCGGGCAACACCGGGTGCGACATCGCGGTGGAAGCCGAGCAGAACGCAACGGCCACGTTCCATTCCACACGGCGTGGTTACTACTACAACCCGAAGTTCGTGTTCGGCAAGCCGTCGGACCAGATCGCCGACCAGTTGCTGGCGATGCGGGTGCCGCTGCCGCTGCGGCGGCTGGCCTTCGGGGCGACGCTGCGAACCACGATGGGCCGGTTCGAGGACTTCGGCCTGCAGAAGCCCGACCACGCGTTCTTCGAGACGCACCCGATCGTCAATCAGCAGTTGGTCTACTACGTCGGCCACGGCGACATCACCCCGGCACCCGACGTGGACCACTTCGACGCGGCGGGGGCGGTCTTCACCGACGGCACCCGCGCCGACGTCGATCTCGTCGTGTTCGCCACCGGCTACCTCGCCGTGTTCCCGTTCCTGGCCGACCAAGAGGCGCTCGACGCCGGGGACGGCCATCCGCGGCTGGCCCTGCAGATGGCCTCGCCCACCTCCCCGACCTTGTGGCTGTCCGGGCTCATCCAGCCGGACTCCGGGCAGTGGACCATCGCCCACTGGCAGGGCATGGCCATCGCACAGTTCCTGAAGTTACGGGCCACCGATCCGGCGGCGGCGGCCCACATCCATGCCCGGCTCAACGCCCACCGCGAGCAGCGCTTCAGCGGTGGCGCACACTACAAGGAATCGACCCGGCACTACTACGAGATCGCCCACCAGGACTATCTCGCGGCGCTGCAGGACTTCCTCGGTGAGGTGGCCGCGTGA
- a CDS encoding alpha/beta fold hydrolase, whose translation MSGLAVGDEVCGIGRGALAEFAAAPAAKIVPKPPEVGFADAAALPVSGLTALQAVEAAGVSAGQRVLILGGSGGVGSYAVQIAKATGAHVTATCSPAKADLVRELGADEVVDHAAPLPAGGFDVVLAIGGNLPVRRLRALLAERGTLLVIGGEGGGQILGVGRQIRAVAWNPLVRQRLGMLVSKESGADIQRLVDMVAAGRLRPVIGARFSLDECRRRWPTWLRAACAGRPLSRWADGAATSHYRRGMEILRTPEDRFDDLPDFPWQPQYVDVNGMRMAYIDEGEGQTVLCLHGEPSWGYLYRKMIPVFLAAGMRVVAPDWLGFGRSDKPVADADYTWDFHHSSMLHFVDALGLEDVTLVVQDWGGVLGLTLPVSHPDLVSRLLIMNTGLGVGSRPTEGFLAWRDYVANTPDFNVGELMARSEPGLMPAEVAAYDAPFPDSRYKAGVRRFPMLVPISEDMAGVEVSRAAAVWWATQFSGQSFMAIGTKDPVLGEPVMQRMRQIIKGCPEPMLVDAGHFVQEHGEPIARAALEAWGLL comes from the coding sequence GTGAGTGGGCTGGCTGTGGGCGACGAGGTCTGCGGCATCGGCCGGGGTGCGCTGGCGGAGTTCGCGGCTGCCCCGGCGGCGAAGATCGTGCCCAAACCGCCCGAGGTCGGTTTCGCCGACGCCGCTGCGCTCCCCGTCTCCGGGCTGACGGCCCTGCAGGCCGTGGAGGCGGCGGGCGTGAGCGCAGGTCAGCGGGTGCTGATCCTGGGTGGGTCGGGTGGCGTGGGCAGTTACGCGGTCCAGATCGCCAAGGCCACCGGCGCCCATGTGACGGCGACGTGCAGCCCGGCCAAGGCCGATCTGGTCCGGGAGCTCGGCGCCGACGAGGTCGTGGACCACGCCGCACCGCTGCCAGCCGGGGGTTTCGACGTGGTGCTGGCCATTGGGGGAAACCTGCCGGTCCGGCGCCTGCGCGCCCTGCTGGCCGAGCGGGGCACGCTGCTCGTGATCGGCGGTGAAGGGGGCGGCCAGATCCTCGGTGTCGGCCGCCAGATCCGGGCCGTGGCATGGAACCCGTTGGTCCGGCAACGGCTGGGGATGCTGGTGTCGAAGGAGTCGGGCGCCGACATCCAGCGGCTGGTGGACATGGTGGCGGCGGGCCGGTTGCGACCGGTGATCGGCGCCCGGTTCAGCCTGGACGAGTGCCGCAGGCGCTGGCCGACATGGCTGCGGGCCGCCTGCGCGGGAAGGCCGTTGTCGAGGTGGGCTGACGGCGCCGCGACATCGCACTACCGTCGGGGCATGGAGATCTTGCGCACACCCGAGGACCGGTTCGACGACCTGCCGGATTTCCCGTGGCAGCCGCAGTACGTCGACGTCAACGGGATGCGGATGGCGTACATCGACGAGGGCGAGGGCCAGACCGTTCTGTGCTTGCACGGTGAGCCGTCGTGGGGTTACCTCTACCGCAAGATGATCCCGGTCTTCCTGGCGGCGGGGATGCGGGTGGTGGCGCCGGACTGGCTCGGTTTCGGCCGCAGCGACAAGCCGGTGGCCGATGCCGACTACACCTGGGACTTCCACCACTCCTCGATGCTGCACTTCGTCGATGCGCTGGGTCTGGAGGACGTGACGCTGGTGGTGCAGGACTGGGGCGGCGTGCTCGGGCTGACGCTGCCGGTGAGCCACCCGGATCTCGTGTCCCGCCTGCTCATCATGAACACGGGCCTGGGGGTGGGGTCCAGGCCCACCGAGGGGTTCCTCGCCTGGCGGGATTACGTGGCGAACACCCCGGACTTCAACGTCGGGGAGCTGATGGCCCGTTCGGAGCCCGGTCTGATGCCCGCCGAGGTGGCCGCGTACGACGCGCCGTTCCCCGACTCCCGCTACAAGGCCGGGGTGCGGCGGTTCCCGATGCTGGTGCCGATCAGTGAGGACATGGCCGGGGTCGAGGTGTCACGGGCCGCGGCGGTCTGGTGGGCCACGCAGTTCAGCGGGCAGTCGTTCATGGCGATCGGGACGAAGGACCCCGTGCTCGGGGAGCCGGTGATGCAGCGGATGCGCCAGATCATCAAGGGCTGCCCGGAGCCGATGCTGGTCGACGCCGGGCACTTCGTGCAGGAGCACGGGGAACCGATCGCGCGGGCGGCGCTGGAGGCCTGGGGACTGCTCTAG
- a CDS encoding MFS transporter, translating to MVFNPLSGAFSDRTSARLGRRRPWIIAGSLTAAALMVVMSYQDSIVGLALMWFAVLAAANVAFSAMTAYIPDQVPVSQRGLVSGFVGLAQVLGVVIGVALVSFVVPDLQQGTWLVAGVMLVLLIPMVVFVPDARLPREAVAPFHWGRFWSGFWVSPKRHPDFAWAWITRFLVWLGTALATIYLLFYLKDYLEYPQPEQGQTTLIGLYGLGTIVTAVIGGRMSDRSGKRKIYVIVASIVMGLSVLILAFVPVFAAACVGAFLLGTGYGVYLAVDQALITQVLPTAEDRARDLGVINIANTAPQILAPVIAAPLVTLLGYPALYLATAVVMVLAGILVRFIRGVA from the coding sequence ATGGTCTTCAACCCGTTGTCCGGCGCTTTCTCCGACCGCACGTCCGCCAGGCTGGGCCGCCGCCGGCCGTGGATCATCGCCGGGTCGTTGACCGCTGCCGCGCTGATGGTGGTGATGTCCTACCAGGACAGCATCGTCGGCCTGGCCTTGATGTGGTTCGCTGTGCTGGCGGCGGCCAACGTGGCGTTCTCGGCGATGACCGCGTACATCCCCGACCAGGTGCCGGTGAGCCAGCGCGGCTTGGTGTCTGGCTTCGTCGGCCTCGCCCAGGTGCTCGGCGTCGTGATCGGGGTCGCACTGGTCTCCTTCGTCGTGCCGGACCTGCAGCAGGGCACCTGGCTGGTGGCCGGGGTCATGCTCGTCCTGCTCATCCCCATGGTCGTGTTCGTCCCGGACGCCCGGCTGCCCCGGGAGGCCGTCGCGCCGTTCCACTGGGGCCGGTTCTGGTCGGGCTTCTGGGTCAGCCCGAAGCGCCACCCCGACTTCGCGTGGGCGTGGATCACCCGGTTCCTGGTGTGGCTGGGGACCGCCCTTGCCACCATCTACCTTCTGTTCTACCTGAAGGACTACCTGGAGTACCCGCAGCCGGAACAGGGGCAGACGACCCTCATCGGCCTGTACGGCCTGGGGACCATCGTCACCGCGGTGATCGGCGGGCGGATGTCCGACCGGTCCGGGAAGCGCAAGATCTACGTCATCGTGGCGTCGATCGTGATGGGACTGTCGGTGCTGATCCTCGCCTTCGTGCCGGTCTTCGCCGCCGCCTGCGTGGGTGCCTTCCTGCTGGGCACCGGATACGGCGTCTACCTGGCCGTCGACCAGGCGCTGATCACGCAGGTGCTGCCGACCGCCGAGGACCGGGCCCGCGACCTCGGGGTCATCAACATCGCGAACACCGCGCCGCAGATCCTCGCCCCGGTAATCGCAGCGCCACTGGTCACCCTGCTGGGCTACCCCGCCCTGTACCTGGCGACGGCGGTGGTCATGGTGCTGGCCGGGATCCTGGTGCGCTTCATCCGCGGCGTTGCGTAG
- a CDS encoding dihydroxy-acid dehydratase: MGGPLALVRTGDRLRLDVPAGRLDLLVDNAELQRRRAGWVPPAHPGTGWRRLHTERVQQAHLGADLDLWEAP, from the coding sequence GTGGGCGGGCCGCTGGCCCTGGTCCGTACCGGCGACCGGCTGCGCCTGGACGTGCCGGCCGGCCGGCTGGACCTCCTCGTCGACAACGCCGAACTGCAGCGCCGGCGGGCCGGGTGGGTCCCCCCGGCGCACCCGGGGACCGGCTGGCGGCGGCTGCACACCGAACGAGTCCAACAGGCCCATCTCGGGGCCGACCTCGACCTATGGGAGGCGCCATGA
- a CDS encoding aldehyde dehydrogenase family protein: MPTTTQTFESHSPADGRVIGTYPMMDAAGVQEAVDRARIAAHWWAGLGFDERRRRLLRFKGLLARRSRELAELVHAENGKPTDDALLEIILSVEHTNWAALNAEKVLRRRRVKPGLLTINHDARVEYQALGVVGVIGPWNYPVFTPIGSIVYALAAGNAVVFKPSEFTPAVGQWLVDAISEVVPEQPVAQLITGKGETGAALCASGVDKISFTGSTPTGKKVMAACAQSLTPVLLECGGKDAVLVDADADLEKAADAATFGAFSNAGQTCVGVERVYVHEGVYDEFLHLVAQKARALTPGHGPDSSYGPMTMPSQIEVVREHVRDALERGGTAVVGGPESVGEGVVSPIVLARVPEDSLAVMEETFGPTLVVNPVRDMDEAVDRANAADFGLAASVFSSSRSTMERAASRLRVGMVSMNSWVMYAGVSALPWGGVGQSGFGRIHGPDGLREFARSKATVRERFASPLTLTSFARHPRTTEIVRRITSGLHGHGR; this comes from the coding sequence ATGCCCACGACGACGCAGACTTTCGAGAGCCACTCCCCGGCCGACGGCCGGGTGATCGGCACCTACCCGATGATGGACGCCGCGGGCGTGCAGGAGGCCGTCGACCGCGCGCGCATCGCGGCGCACTGGTGGGCCGGTCTAGGTTTCGACGAGCGGCGCCGGAGGCTGCTGCGGTTCAAGGGGCTGCTGGCCCGGCGCTCCCGGGAGTTGGCCGAGCTCGTGCACGCCGAGAACGGCAAGCCCACCGACGATGCCCTGCTGGAGATCATCCTCTCCGTCGAGCACACCAATTGGGCCGCGCTCAACGCCGAGAAGGTGCTGCGGCGACGCCGGGTGAAGCCGGGTCTGCTGACTATCAACCACGATGCCCGTGTGGAGTACCAAGCGCTCGGTGTCGTCGGCGTGATCGGGCCGTGGAACTACCCGGTGTTCACACCGATCGGCTCGATCGTCTACGCCCTGGCCGCCGGCAACGCCGTGGTCTTCAAACCCTCGGAGTTCACCCCAGCGGTCGGTCAGTGGCTGGTCGACGCGATCAGCGAGGTCGTCCCCGAGCAGCCCGTCGCGCAGCTGATCACCGGCAAGGGTGAGACCGGCGCGGCGTTGTGCGCCAGCGGCGTGGACAAGATCTCCTTCACCGGCTCGACCCCCACCGGCAAGAAGGTCATGGCCGCCTGCGCGCAGTCGCTGACGCCGGTGCTGCTGGAGTGCGGCGGGAAGGACGCTGTGCTCGTGGACGCAGACGCCGACCTCGAGAAGGCCGCGGACGCTGCCACGTTCGGCGCGTTCAGCAATGCCGGGCAGACCTGCGTGGGCGTGGAGCGGGTGTACGTCCACGAGGGCGTGTACGACGAGTTCTTGCACTTGGTCGCGCAGAAGGCACGGGCGCTGACCCCCGGGCACGGGCCGGACTCCTCGTACGGGCCGATGACGATGCCCTCTCAGATCGAGGTGGTGCGCGAGCACGTGCGCGACGCCCTGGAGCGCGGTGGGACCGCGGTGGTCGGCGGGCCGGAATCGGTCGGCGAAGGGGTCGTGTCGCCGATCGTCCTGGCGCGGGTCCCGGAGGACTCCCTGGCAGTGATGGAGGAGACGTTCGGGCCGACCCTGGTCGTCAATCCCGTGCGCGACATGGACGAGGCCGTCGACCGGGCCAACGCCGCGGACTTCGGGCTGGCGGCGTCGGTGTTCTCCAGCAGTCGCTCGACGATGGAGCGCGCCGCATCCCGGCTGCGGGTCGGCATGGTGAGCATGAACTCCTGGGTGATGTACGCCGGGGTGTCGGCGCTGCCCTGGGGCGGGGTGGGGCAGTCGGGGTTCGGGCGCATCCACGGCCCGGACGGCCTGCGCGAGTTCGCCCGGTCCAAGGCCACTGTGCGCGAGCGTTTCGCCAGCCCGCTGACGCTGACCAGTTTCGCCCGGCACCCCCGCACCACGGAGATCGTGCGCCGAATCACCTCGGGGCTGCACGGCCACGGCCGCTAG
- a CDS encoding alpha/beta fold hydrolase: MSRGPQVLRRGEWAWPTKPVHLEVVAEEVPGSDRPPLLFLHGLGHGAWCYAQHWQGVAAGRGYSSYAMSYRGHGGSGGQRELRRATLRDYIHDVLQVIVTLPQPPVIVAHSLGTLVAQRVLQRYPARAGVLMTPIPTAGIPATVVQGMRRRPVDFTRAVLGATLRLTAEDLYADLPAEVAAGYVSRIGRESPWAQYAMLRPERLGPVQSPVMVVGAVQDRLVAAADVQRCARALGEQVVWVPGGHDVMLDGPWREVLDTVLGWVDRTCPPGAPLPGARALPPLHIS; encoded by the coding sequence GTGAGCAGGGGGCCGCAGGTGCTGCGCCGGGGGGAGTGGGCGTGGCCGACCAAGCCGGTGCACCTCGAAGTCGTGGCCGAGGAGGTGCCCGGGTCGGACCGGCCGCCGCTGTTGTTTCTGCACGGCCTGGGGCACGGCGCGTGGTGCTACGCACAGCACTGGCAGGGCGTGGCCGCCGGACGCGGCTACTCGTCGTACGCCATGTCCTACCGGGGTCACGGCGGGTCGGGCGGGCAGCGGGAACTGCGCCGGGCCACGCTGCGTGACTACATCCACGACGTGCTGCAGGTGATCGTCACACTGCCGCAGCCGCCGGTGATCGTTGCGCACTCGCTGGGCACACTGGTGGCTCAGCGTGTACTGCAGCGATATCCGGCGCGGGCCGGCGTGCTGATGACCCCCATACCTACCGCCGGCATCCCCGCGACGGTCGTGCAGGGCATGCGGCGCAGGCCGGTGGACTTCACCCGCGCGGTGCTCGGCGCGACGCTGCGGCTGACCGCTGAGGACCTGTACGCGGACCTGCCGGCCGAGGTGGCCGCCGGCTACGTGTCGCGGATCGGCCGGGAGTCGCCGTGGGCCCAGTACGCGATGTTGCGTCCGGAGCGCCTCGGTCCGGTGCAGTCGCCGGTGATGGTCGTCGGGGCGGTGCAGGACCGGCTGGTGGCCGCCGCCGACGTGCAACGGTGCGCCCGGGCGCTGGGCGAGCAGGTGGTGTGGGTGCCTGGCGGTCATGACGTCATGCTCGACGGCCCCTGGCGCGAGGTGCTGGACACCGTTCTGGGCTGGGTTGACCGGACCTGCCCGCCCGGGGCGCCGCTGCCGGGTGCCCGCGCGCTTCCGCCGCTGCACATTTCCTGA